In one window of Rhodopseudomonas palustris HaA2 DNA:
- the nifW gene encoding nitrogenase stabilizing/protective protein NifW codes for MSATQASSQQADSKAPADIIGQLQRAASAEEFFQLLDVAYDPNVVNVARLHILKRMGQYLAGEDLAGLPAAEATARCKAVLERAYADFVASTPLDQRVFKVLKDAVAPKSPRAPAFVSLDALK; via the coding sequence ATGAGCGCGACCCAGGCGAGTTCCCAACAAGCCGACAGCAAAGCGCCGGCCGACATCATCGGGCAGTTGCAGCGCGCCGCCTCGGCGGAGGAGTTCTTCCAGCTGCTCGACGTCGCCTACGATCCGAACGTCGTCAATGTGGCGCGGCTGCATATCCTGAAGCGGATGGGCCAGTATCTCGCCGGCGAGGATCTCGCCGGCCTGCCGGCGGCGGAGGCGACCGCGCGCTGCAAGGCGGTGCTGGAGCGGGCTTACGCCGACTTCGTCGCCTCGACGCCGCTCGATCAGCGCGTCTTCAAGGTGCTCAAGGACGCGGTGGCGCCGAAATCGCCGCGCGCGCCGGCGTTCGTCTCGCTCGACGCGCTGAAGTAG
- a CDS encoding electron transfer flavoprotein subunit beta/FixA family protein: MHIVVCIKQVPDSAQIRVHPVTNTIMRQGVPTIINPYDLFALEEALRLRDKFGGEVTVLTMGPPSAEDSLRKALTFGANRAVLLTDRFFAGADTLATSYALASAIRKIGATYGEPDIVFTGKQTIDGDTAQVGPGICKRLDFLQLTYVSKVASLDLAGRSIEVERRSEGGVQVLRSRLPCLITMLEGTNEVRRGTMLNALNAARAEVVKWSAQDAGVEDISKCGLRGSPTVVKRVFAPTARSEKAVVVEPAGRPPADALIDEIFKLRPKLEADMFELARGF; encoded by the coding sequence ATGCATATCGTCGTCTGTATCAAGCAGGTCCCGGACTCGGCGCAGATCCGCGTGCATCCGGTCACCAACACGATCATGCGCCAGGGCGTGCCGACGATCATCAACCCGTATGATCTGTTCGCGCTCGAAGAGGCGCTGCGGCTGCGCGACAAGTTCGGCGGCGAGGTCACGGTGCTGACGATGGGCCCGCCCTCGGCCGAGGATTCCCTGCGCAAGGCGCTGACCTTCGGCGCCAACCGCGCGGTGCTGCTGACCGACCGCTTCTTCGCCGGCGCCGATACGCTGGCGACCAGCTACGCGCTGGCTTCCGCGATCCGCAAGATCGGCGCCACCTATGGCGAACCGGACATCGTGTTCACCGGCAAGCAGACCATCGACGGCGATACCGCCCAGGTCGGCCCCGGCATCTGCAAGCGGCTCGACTTCCTGCAGCTCACTTACGTCTCCAAGGTCGCGTCGCTGGATCTCGCCGGCCGCAGCATCGAGGTCGAGCGCCGCTCCGAGGGCGGCGTCCAGGTGCTGCGCAGCCGGCTGCCTTGCCTGATCACCATGCTGGAGGGCACCAACGAGGTGCGTCGCGGCACGATGCTGAATGCGCTGAACGCCGCCCGCGCCGAAGTGGTGAAGTGGAGCGCCCAGGACGCCGGCGTCGAAGACATTTCCAAATGCGGCCTGCGCGGCTCGCCGACCGTGGTCAAGCGCGTGTTCGCGCCGACCGCGCGTTCGGAAAAAGCCGTGGTGGTGGAGCCGGCCGGCCGCCCGCCGGCCGACGCGCTGATCGACGAGATCTTCAAGCTCCGGCCGAAACTCGAAGCCGACATGTTCGAGCTCGCGCGTGGATTTTGA
- a CDS encoding electron transfer flavoprotein subunit alpha/FixB family protein has protein sequence MSQPAKPAPPAGRANAKKELSEHFKQYKHVWVFVEQERGHVHPVSWELMGSGRRLADKLGVELAAVVIGPAGEATSAAAAESFCYGADLAYIVADDVLTDYRNESYTKALTDLVNTYKPEILLLGATTLGRDLAGAVATTLLTGLTADCTELEVDADNSLAATRPTFGGSLLCTIYTLNFRPQMATVRPRVMEMPERVEKPVGRIIEFPLGMVEDDIVTKILAFVPDRDKATSNLAYADIVVAGGMGLNSLENFQLVRQLAGVLGAEYGCSRPLVQKGWVSADRQIGQTGKTIRPKLYIAAGISGAIQHRVGVDGADLIVAINTDKNAPIFDFAHLAIVTDAIRLLPALTEAFRKRLSPHTRDRIAS, from the coding sequence ATGAGCCAGCCAGCAAAGCCTGCCCCGCCCGCCGGACGCGCCAACGCCAAGAAGGAGCTGTCCGAGCACTTCAAGCAGTACAAGCACGTCTGGGTGTTCGTCGAGCAGGAGCGCGGCCACGTCCACCCGGTGTCCTGGGAGCTGATGGGCTCCGGCCGCCGTCTCGCCGACAAGCTCGGCGTCGAGCTCGCCGCGGTGGTGATCGGCCCGGCCGGCGAGGCGACCAGCGCGGCGGCGGCGGAATCGTTCTGCTACGGCGCCGATCTCGCCTACATCGTCGCCGACGACGTGCTCACCGATTATCGCAACGAATCCTACACCAAGGCGCTGACCGATCTGGTCAACACCTACAAGCCCGAGATCCTGCTGCTCGGCGCCACCACGCTCGGCCGCGATCTCGCCGGCGCCGTCGCGACCACGCTGCTGACCGGCCTCACCGCCGACTGCACCGAGCTCGAGGTCGACGCCGACAATTCGCTCGCCGCGACCCGGCCGACCTTCGGCGGCTCGCTGCTGTGCACGATCTACACGCTGAACTTCCGGCCGCAGATGGCGACCGTGCGGCCGCGCGTGATGGAAATGCCGGAGCGCGTCGAGAAGCCGGTCGGCCGCATCATCGAATTCCCGCTCGGCATGGTCGAGGACGACATCGTCACCAAGATCCTGGCGTTCGTGCCGGATCGCGACAAGGCGACCTCGAACCTGGCCTACGCCGACATCGTCGTCGCCGGCGGCATGGGGCTCAACTCGCTGGAGAACTTCCAGCTGGTGCGCCAGCTCGCCGGCGTGCTCGGCGCCGAATATGGCTGCTCGCGGCCGCTGGTGCAGAAGGGTTGGGTCTCGGCCGATCGCCAGATCGGCCAGACCGGCAAGACGATCCGGCCGAAGCTGTACATCGCGGCCGGCATTTCCGGCGCGATCCAGCATCGCGTCGGCGTCGACGGCGCCGATCTGATCGTCGCCATCAACACCGACAAGAACGCGCCGATCTTCGACTTCGCGCATCTGGCGATCGTCACCGACGCGATCCGCCTGCTGCCGGCGCTGACCGAAGCATTCCGCAAGCGGCTGTCGCCGCACACCCGCGACCGCATCGCGAGCTAA
- a CDS encoding FAD-dependent oxidoreductase, with translation MIEERFDAIVVGAGMAGNAAALTMAKRGMKVLQIERGEYPGSKNVQGAILYADMLEKLVPNFREDAPLERHLVEQRFWMMDERSHTGLHYRSDDFNEEKPNRYTIIRAQFDKWFSSQAQEAGAIVLCETTVKELVKDAYGKVIGVITDREGGEVHADVVVLAEGVNGLLGTKADLRERPSPDKVALAVKEMHFLPRETIEARFNLKGDEGVVIEAAGTISRGMTGMGFVYANKESVSVGIGCLVADFQKSGETPYDLLERFKKHPSIAPLIEGSEVKEYAGHLIPEGGYKAIPQLYGDGWVVVGDAAQLNNALHREGSNLAMTSGRIAGEAIFQVKSRKDPMTKENLALYKKMLDESFVIKDLKKYKDMPDLLHIQSQNFFLTYPQLINKALQNFVRVDGTPKVDKEKVTIRSFVSARSWAGLFGDAFRFARAWR, from the coding sequence ATGATCGAGGAACGTTTCGACGCGATCGTGGTCGGCGCCGGCATGGCCGGAAACGCCGCCGCGCTGACGATGGCCAAACGCGGCATGAAGGTGCTGCAGATCGAGCGCGGTGAATATCCGGGCTCGAAGAACGTCCAGGGCGCGATTCTCTACGCCGACATGCTGGAGAAGCTGGTGCCGAACTTCCGCGAGGACGCGCCGCTCGAGCGTCATCTGGTGGAGCAGCGGTTCTGGATGATGGACGAGCGCTCGCACACCGGGCTGCATTATCGCTCGGACGATTTCAACGAAGAGAAGCCGAACCGCTACACCATCATCCGCGCGCAGTTCGACAAATGGTTCTCCAGCCAGGCGCAGGAAGCCGGCGCCATCGTGCTGTGCGAGACCACCGTCAAGGAACTGGTGAAGGACGCCTATGGCAAGGTGATCGGCGTGATCACCGACCGCGAGGGCGGCGAGGTCCATGCCGACGTCGTGGTGCTGGCCGAGGGCGTCAACGGCCTGCTCGGCACCAAGGCGGATCTGCGCGAGCGGCCGTCGCCCGACAAGGTCGCGCTGGCGGTGAAGGAAATGCACTTCCTGCCCCGCGAGACCATCGAGGCGCGCTTCAACCTCAAGGGCGACGAGGGCGTGGTGATCGAGGCGGCGGGCACGATCTCCCGCGGCATGACCGGGATGGGCTTCGTCTACGCCAACAAGGAATCGGTGTCGGTCGGCATCGGCTGTCTGGTCGCCGATTTCCAGAAATCCGGCGAGACGCCCTACGATCTGCTCGAGCGCTTCAAGAAGCATCCCTCGATCGCGCCGCTGATCGAAGGCTCCGAGGTCAAGGAATATGCCGGCCATCTGATTCCCGAGGGCGGCTACAAGGCGATCCCGCAGCTCTATGGCGACGGCTGGGTGGTGGTCGGCGACGCTGCGCAGCTCAACAACGCGCTGCATCGCGAAGGCTCGAATCTGGCGATGACCTCCGGCCGGATCGCCGGCGAGGCGATCTTCCAGGTCAAGTCGCGCAAGGATCCGATGACCAAGGAGAATCTGGCGCTCTACAAGAAGATGCTGGACGAGTCCTTCGTCATCAAGGATCTGAAGAAGTACAAGGATATGCCGGATCTGCTGCACATCCAGTCGCAGAACTTCTTCCTGACCTATCCGCAGCTCATCAACAAGGCGCTGCAGAACTTCGTGCGGGTCGACGGCACGCCGAAGGTCGACAAGGAGAAGGTGACGATCAGATCGTTCGTGTCGGCGCGATCCTGGGCGGGCCTGTTCGGCGACGCCTTCCGCTTCGCGCGGGCATGGCGGTGA
- a CDS encoding ferredoxin family protein, with protein MTVEAPIRVEDKLFQNRYLVDVGNAHIRVKPHTKPSAELLALLKVCPAHCYELNTNGQVEVTPDGCVECGTCRVIAEGNGDIEWDYPRGGYGVLFKFG; from the coding sequence ATGACGGTGGAAGCCCCCATTCGGGTCGAGGACAAGCTGTTCCAGAACCGCTATCTGGTCGACGTCGGCAACGCTCACATCCGGGTGAAGCCGCACACCAAGCCGTCGGCTGAACTGCTGGCGCTGCTCAAAGTCTGCCCGGCGCATTGCTACGAGCTGAATACCAACGGCCAGGTCGAGGTGACGCCCGACGGCTGCGTCGAATGCGGCACCTGCCGGGTGATCGCCGAGGGCAATGGCGACATCGAATGGGACTATCCGCGCGGCGGCTACGGCGTGCTGTTCAAGTTCGGCTGA
- a CDS encoding DUF2478 domain-containing protein encodes MAFNLGRTGRPSILAVVYSDGAAACRVMSDLGYRLRNAGIVVAGIVPYHATRDSLPRCDMEVEELASRIILQLAEDQTTRSGNCRVDPLAMQDAAALISAAFQKCPELLIINKFGQLEADGGGLGDVITEAVELGIPVLVGVSERRLASWREFTNGLAEEAMIDSPRVQQWLARRGLAAQRNRIGAHQALTSAA; translated from the coding sequence ATGGCGTTCAATCTCGGCAGGACTGGCAGGCCATCGATTCTCGCAGTTGTGTATTCGGACGGCGCGGCTGCCTGCCGCGTCATGTCGGATCTCGGCTACCGGTTGCGCAACGCCGGAATCGTCGTCGCCGGCATCGTCCCCTACCACGCGACCCGCGACAGCCTGCCACGCTGCGACATGGAGGTCGAGGAACTGGCCTCGCGGATCATTCTGCAACTGGCCGAGGACCAGACAACGCGGTCCGGCAACTGCCGTGTCGATCCGCTTGCGATGCAGGACGCCGCCGCGCTGATCTCGGCCGCGTTCCAGAAGTGTCCGGAATTGCTGATCATCAACAAATTCGGCCAGCTCGAAGCCGATGGCGGCGGGCTCGGCGACGTGATCACCGAGGCGGTCGAGCTCGGCATCCCGGTGCTGGTCGGCGTGTCGGAACGCCGGCTGGCGAGCTGGCGCGAATTCACCAACGGCCTCGCCGAAGAGGCGATGATCGACTCGCCACGGGTGCAGCAATGGCTGGCGCGGCGCGGCCTCGCGGCGCAACGCAACCGGATCGGCGCGCACCAGGCGCTGACCTCGGCGGCCTGA
- a CDS encoding cupin domain-containing protein, giving the protein MSTDLILTSKTDVELKPAPIEPSWIIDGNPTATNATLSRSADGMASTIIWQCTEGRFEWHYDIDETICILEGSVVIESEGMPATRYGPGDVIFFKDGASARWHVEGHVRKIAFCRRTQPKLVGFAIRAISKLRSLLLPSRQRPVQSLLGAN; this is encoded by the coding sequence ATGTCCACCGACCTGATCCTCACCTCCAAGACCGATGTCGAACTGAAGCCGGCGCCGATCGAACCGTCGTGGATCATCGACGGCAATCCGACCGCGACCAACGCCACGCTGTCGCGCAGCGCCGACGGCATGGCCTCGACGATCATCTGGCAGTGCACCGAAGGCAGGTTCGAGTGGCACTACGACATCGACGAGACCATCTGCATTCTCGAAGGCTCGGTGGTGATCGAGAGCGAGGGGATGCCGGCGACCCGCTACGGGCCGGGCGACGTGATCTTCTTCAAGGACGGCGCCAGCGCGCGATGGCATGTCGAGGGCCATGTCCGCAAGATCGCGTTCTGCCGCCGCACCCAGCCGAAGCTGGTCGGGTTCGCGATCCGCGCGATCTCGAAGCTGCGCTCGCTGCTGCTGCCGTCGCGCCAACGTCCGGTGCAGTCGCTGCTCGGCGCCAACTGA
- a CDS encoding phosphopantetheine-binding protein: MQGTDATVQNKILALVESILAQNAMPGGVKPDTRLADAGLTSMEMVNLMLGVEALFDMTLPQSDITPENFMSVETIERLVLSRLQKQAA, encoded by the coding sequence ATGCAAGGCACGGACGCCACGGTTCAGAACAAGATTCTCGCGCTGGTCGAGTCGATCCTGGCGCAGAACGCGATGCCCGGCGGCGTCAAGCCGGATACGCGGCTCGCCGACGCCGGACTCACGTCGATGGAAATGGTCAACCTTATGCTCGGCGTCGAAGCCCTGTTCGACATGACACTGCCGCAGTCGGACATCACGCCCGAGAATTTCATGTCGGTCGAGACTATCGAGCGCCTCGTGCTGTCGCGTCTGCAGAAGCAGGCGGCCTGA
- a CDS encoding acyl-CoA dehydrogenase family protein, producing the protein MAMITDNTLRNAAPTAPVSFRRDSVPLSQRVAQVAAIAAADADSVDKQSRFPRAAIDAAKAHGLLGAQIPVEFGGEGATIHDVTEMCYALGRACASTAMIVAMHQTKVACLVRHGRGGDWHEQLMRRIAAEQMLLASSTTEGNNGGNIRASAAAIEVTDAGVSLLRNATVISYGAEADGVMTIARRASEAAASDQVLVVFTSDDYTLTPTQGWETLGMRGTCSAGFELKASGLAAQVFAEPYERIHAQTMTPVAHLSWSSAWAGIAAASVERAQGFIRKAARGAGGQMPPGAAHYTSAKMSLSKLRALISANLDAYAAHEYDERGLGSLEFQSAINLLKVEASDLAVATVMSAMRACGLSGYRNDGDFTIGRHLRDVLSAPLMINNDRILANIATANLMSAVPASLRD; encoded by the coding sequence ATGGCGATGATCACAGACAACACTCTCCGCAACGCCGCGCCGACCGCGCCCGTTTCATTCCGGCGCGACTCCGTCCCGCTGTCGCAGCGCGTGGCACAGGTCGCCGCGATCGCGGCGGCCGACGCCGACAGCGTCGACAAACAATCGCGGTTTCCACGCGCGGCGATCGACGCGGCGAAGGCGCACGGCCTGCTCGGCGCCCAGATCCCGGTCGAATTCGGCGGCGAGGGCGCGACGATCCACGACGTCACCGAGATGTGCTACGCGCTGGGACGCGCCTGCGCCTCGACCGCGATGATCGTGGCGATGCATCAGACCAAGGTGGCGTGCCTGGTGCGGCACGGCCGCGGCGGCGACTGGCACGAGCAGTTGATGCGACGGATCGCCGCCGAGCAGATGCTGCTGGCGTCGTCGACCACCGAAGGCAACAACGGCGGCAACATTCGCGCCAGCGCCGCGGCGATCGAGGTGACCGACGCCGGCGTGTCGCTGCTCCGCAACGCCACGGTGATTTCCTACGGCGCCGAAGCCGACGGCGTGATGACGATCGCGCGCCGCGCTTCCGAGGCGGCTGCGTCGGATCAGGTGCTGGTGGTGTTCACCAGCGACGACTACACGCTGACGCCGACGCAGGGCTGGGAAACCCTCGGCATGCGCGGCACCTGCAGCGCCGGCTTCGAGCTCAAGGCCAGCGGGCTCGCCGCCCAGGTGTTCGCCGAGCCCTATGAACGCATTCACGCGCAGACCATGACGCCGGTCGCGCATCTGTCGTGGTCGTCGGCCTGGGCCGGCATCGCGGCGGCCTCGGTCGAGCGCGCGCAAGGCTTCATCCGCAAGGCGGCGCGCGGCGCCGGCGGTCAGATGCCGCCGGGGGCCGCGCACTACACCAGCGCGAAGATGTCGCTGTCGAAGCTGCGCGCGCTGATCTCCGCCAATCTCGACGCCTATGCGGCGCATGAATACGACGAGCGCGGCCTCGGCTCGCTGGAATTCCAGTCGGCGATCAACCTGCTGAAGGTCGAGGCCTCCGATCTCGCGGTGGCGACGGTGATGAGCGCGATGCGGGCCTGCGGCCTGTCGGGCTATCGCAACGACGGCGATTTCACCATCGGCCGGCATCTGCGCGACGTGCTGTCGGCGCCGCTGATGATCAACAACGACCGCATCCTCGCCAATATCGCCACCGCCAACCTGATGAGCGCGGTGCCGGCGAGCCTGCGCGACTGA
- a CDS encoding amino acid--[acyl-carrier-protein] ligase, producing the protein MNVAIRKVPSEAHAQPVDALDHLAEQLFHRMGADGVYARTALYEGVVEKLAALISRHREAGTEVMRFPPVMSRAQLEKSGYLKSFPNLLGCVCGLHGTEQEINAAVSRFDAGGDWTSSLSPADLVLSPAACYPVYPLAASRGPLPAGGLRFDVAADCFRREPSKHLDRLQSFRMREYVCIGTSQDVADFRERWMGKAQAIARDLGLAFRVDTASDPFFGRVGQMKAISQQQQALKFELLVPLRSEEQPTACMSFNYHREHFGVTWGIEDVAGQPAHTGCVAFGMDRLAVALFHTHGIDTAAWPARVREMLALD; encoded by the coding sequence ATGAACGTCGCGATCCGCAAGGTTCCGTCCGAAGCCCACGCGCAGCCGGTCGATGCGCTCGATCATCTCGCCGAGCAGCTGTTTCATCGCATGGGCGCCGACGGCGTCTATGCCCGCACCGCGCTGTACGAGGGCGTGGTCGAGAAACTCGCGGCGCTGATCTCGCGGCATCGCGAGGCCGGCACCGAAGTGATGCGGTTTCCGCCGGTGATGAGCCGCGCCCAGCTGGAGAAATCCGGCTATCTGAAGAGCTTCCCGAATCTGCTCGGCTGCGTCTGCGGCCTGCACGGCACCGAGCAGGAGATCAATGCGGCGGTGAGCCGGTTCGACGCCGGCGGCGACTGGACGAGTTCGCTGTCGCCGGCCGATCTGGTGCTGTCGCCGGCGGCCTGCTATCCGGTCTATCCGCTCGCCGCGAGCCGCGGTCCGTTGCCGGCCGGCGGGCTGCGCTTCGACGTCGCCGCCGATTGCTTCCGCCGCGAGCCGTCGAAACATCTCGACCGGCTGCAATCGTTCCGGATGCGCGAATATGTCTGCATCGGCACGTCGCAGGACGTCGCCGATTTCCGCGAGCGCTGGATGGGCAAGGCGCAGGCGATCGCCCGCGATCTCGGCCTCGCCTTCCGGGTCGACACCGCGTCGGATCCGTTCTTCGGCCGCGTCGGCCAGATGAAGGCGATCAGCCAGCAGCAGCAGGCGCTGAAATTCGAACTGCTGGTGCCGCTGCGCTCGGAAGAGCAGCCGACCGCCTGCATGAGCTTCAACTATCACCGCGAACATTTCGGCGTCACCTGGGGCATCGAGGATGTCGCCGGCCAGCCGGCGCACACCGGCTGCGTCGCCTTCGGCATGGACCGCCTCGCGGTGGCGCTGTTTCACACCCACGGCATCGACACCGCCGCCTGGCCGGCGCGCGTGCGGGAGATGCTGGCGCTGGATTAG
- a CDS encoding SDR family NAD(P)-dependent oxidoreductase, with translation MRKVVVTGGSRGIGLAIAQRLAAAGYGVIAVARRESEELTAAIVAAEAGPGAIHFKAFDLGEIDAIPEFVKSLRQEFGSIYGLINNAGIGTEGVLATMHNSQIEALIRINVTSPIVLTKYIVRQMMADGGGRIVNMSSIIGSTGYNGLSVYGATKAAALGFTRSLAREVGRLGITVNAIAPGFIDTELTKGLAGDGRDKIAGRSALRRLPEVDDVARMVEYLLGDGGRNITGAVQTIDAGNTA, from the coding sequence ATGCGTAAGGTGGTGGTCACCGGCGGCAGCCGCGGCATCGGGCTGGCGATCGCGCAGCGGCTCGCCGCCGCCGGCTACGGCGTCATCGCCGTGGCGCGGCGCGAGAGCGAGGAGCTGACGGCGGCGATCGTCGCGGCCGAAGCCGGCCCGGGCGCGATCCATTTCAAAGCGTTCGATCTCGGCGAGATCGACGCCATTCCGGAATTCGTCAAGAGCCTGCGGCAGGAGTTCGGCTCGATCTACGGGCTGATCAACAACGCCGGCATCGGCACCGAAGGCGTGCTGGCGACGATGCACAACAGCCAGATCGAGGCGCTGATCCGCATCAACGTCACCTCGCCGATCGTGCTGACCAAATACATCGTCCGGCAGATGATGGCCGACGGCGGCGGCCGCATCGTCAACATGTCGTCGATCATCGGTTCGACCGGCTACAACGGCCTGTCGGTCTACGGCGCCACCAAGGCGGCGGCCCTCGGCTTTACCCGCTCGCTGGCGCGCGAGGTCGGGCGGCTCGGCATCACCGTGAACGCGATCGCGCCGGGCTTCATCGACACCGAACTGACCAAGGGCCTCGCCGGCGACGGCCGCGACAAGATCGCGGGCCGCAGCGCGCTGCGGCGACTGCCGGAGGTCGACGACGTCGCCCGCATGGTCGAGTATCTGCTCGGCGACGGCGGCCGCAACATCACCGGCGCGGTGCAGACCATCGATGCGGGGAACACGGCGTAG
- a CDS encoding class I adenylate-forming enzyme family protein produces MSPRELVALRNYLAAGLSDRTLSDASDSVAMAEVARGTALGGRLPELAGRCVLLSLATQLISGIAMIEIDGVARRMLLCPPDFDMKYAPDLIADAQIDAVVTDDPARWQSLGIELIVTAGLPLRPAKPIELTHATQWLMLTSGTTGAPKIVAHTLAALTGAIVADGTAPGAPPTWATFYDIRRYGGLQIFLRAVLGGGSMVLSSPGEALVDHLARLAARGVTHISGTPSHWRKALMSAALASFSPDYVRLSGEIADQAVLDSLRRAFPSASIGHAYASTEAGVGFAVNDGREGFPASMIGAGPNGVDMQVIDGSLRIRSGRTAHTYVGRSAPALTDADGFVDTGDMVELRDDRYYFVGRRDGVINVGGLKVHPEEVEAVINRHPAVRMSRIRARRSPITGALVVADVMLASVSDSGRTGEIREAILADCKASLPPHKVPAMVNFVQQLDVTASGKLARHA; encoded by the coding sequence ATGTCCCCGCGTGAACTCGTTGCGCTGCGCAACTATCTCGCAGCCGGCCTGAGCGACCGCACGCTCTCGGACGCCAGCGACAGCGTCGCGATGGCGGAGGTCGCGCGCGGCACCGCGCTCGGCGGACGGCTGCCCGAATTGGCGGGCCGCTGCGTGCTGCTGTCGCTGGCGACGCAGCTGATCAGCGGCATCGCGATGATCGAGATCGACGGCGTCGCGCGCCGGATGCTGCTGTGCCCGCCCGATTTCGACATGAAATACGCGCCCGACCTGATCGCCGACGCGCAGATCGACGCCGTCGTCACCGACGATCCGGCGCGCTGGCAAAGCTTGGGCATCGAACTGATCGTCACCGCCGGCCTGCCGCTGCGGCCGGCCAAGCCGATCGAACTCACGCACGCCACCCAATGGTTGATGCTGACCTCCGGCACCACCGGCGCGCCGAAGATCGTGGCGCATACGCTGGCGGCGCTGACCGGCGCGATCGTCGCCGATGGGACCGCACCGGGCGCGCCGCCGACCTGGGCGACGTTCTACGACATCCGCCGCTATGGCGGGCTGCAGATCTTCCTCCGCGCCGTGCTCGGCGGCGGCTCGATGGTGCTGTCCTCGCCCGGCGAAGCGCTCGTCGATCATCTGGCGCGGCTCGCCGCGCGCGGCGTCACGCATATTTCCGGCACGCCGTCGCATTGGCGCAAGGCGCTGATGAGCGCCGCGCTGGCGTCGTTCAGTCCGGACTACGTCCGACTGTCCGGCGAGATCGCCGATCAGGCGGTGCTCGACAGCCTGCGCCGCGCCTTCCCGAGCGCCTCGATCGGCCACGCTTACGCCTCCACCGAGGCCGGCGTCGGCTTCGCCGTCAATGACGGCCGCGAAGGTTTCCCCGCGTCGATGATCGGCGCCGGCCCCAATGGCGTCGACATGCAGGTGATCGACGGCTCGCTGCGGATCCGCTCCGGACGCACCGCGCACACTTATGTCGGGCGCAGCGCGCCGGCGCTGACCGACGCCGACGGCTTCGTCGACACCGGCGATATGGTCGAACTGCGCGACGATCGTTACTACTTCGTCGGCCGGCGCGACGGCGTCATCAATGTCGGCGGCCTCAAGGTGCATCCCGAAGAGGTCGAAGCCGTGATCAACCGCCATCCCGCGGTGCGGATGTCGCGGATTCGCGCGCGGCGCAGCCCGATCACCGGCGCGCTGGTGGTCGCCGACGTGATGCTGGCGAGCGTCTCCGATTCCGGCCGCACCGGCGAGATCCGGGAGGCGATCCTCGCCGATTGCAAGGCGTCGCTGCCGCCCCACAAGGTCCCGGCGATGGTGAACTTCGTCCAGCAGCTCGACGTCACCGCCTCCGGCAAGCTGGCCCGCCATGCGTAA
- a CDS encoding acyl carrier protein — protein sequence MSVRLTIVTTMQEIAAEQNRKLPALTDDLVLHQSGFDSLCFAILVARLEDSLGVDPFTAADDAVFPVTLGDFIEAYENVPA from the coding sequence ATGTCTGTACGGTTAACGATTGTGACGACGATGCAGGAGATCGCCGCGGAGCAGAATCGCAAGCTGCCGGCGCTCACCGACGACCTGGTACTCCATCAGTCCGGCTTCGATTCGCTGTGCTTCGCCATCCTGGTGGCGCGGCTGGAAGACAGCCTCGGCGTCGATCCGTTCACCGCCGCCGACGACGCGGTCTTTCCGGTGACGCTGGGCGATTTCATCGAGGCGTACGAGAATGTCCCCGCGTGA